A region from the Lolium perenne isolate Kyuss_39 chromosome 4, Kyuss_2.0, whole genome shotgun sequence genome encodes:
- the LOC127296101 gene encoding uncharacterized protein, translated as MAAGPSYVILSDSESDEETCKRGPTIHGFEIFDKHCHFGNEVEMTKENLDHLKRQVLDYKPTIPYYVCKMGKTTNNITRGKMTFDKEYTEEHLKNYLTEPTTIPITSNTNAWVGTRVRINKVATGNAVMTTNWPDVVMGAEIKDGDICMFCFYDGTRELGCFVTRLSN; from the exons ATGGCTGCTGGTCCATCGTACGTCATCCTCAGCGACAGCGAAAGCGATGAAGAGACCTGTAAAAGAG GTCCAACTATTCATGGATTTGAAATCTTTGACAAGCACTGTCACTTCGGAAATGAAGTTGAAATGACCAAGGAAAATCTGGATCATCTCAAAAGGCAAGTACTTGACTACAAGCCAACAATCCCATATTATGTATGCAAGATGGGGAAGACAACGAACAACATCACGAGAGGCAAAATG ACTTTCGATAAGGAATACACTGAAGAACACCTAAAGAATTATCTAACGGAGCCAACAACAATTCCAATAACCTCCAACACAAATGCCTGGGTTGGTACACGGGTAAGGATAAACAAAGTTGCAACTGGAAATGCAGTGATGACAACAAATTGGCCAGATGTAGTCATGGGTGCAGAAATAAAAGATGGAGATATCTGCATGTTCTGCTTCTACGACGGAACAAGAGAACTCGGCTGCTTCGTGACACGTCTTAGCAACTGA